In a single window of the Subtercola sp. PAMC28395 genome:
- the dnaB gene encoding replicative DNA helicase produces MSIAHLGLTSDQRSGSESRGHERTPPHDLLAEQSALGGMLLSKDAVADVVEVVRGADFYIPKHELVFDAILNLYSHGEPTDVIAVTDELTKSGELVRAGGAEYLHTLTSLVPTAANAGYYASIVAEKAILRRLVEAGTRIVQMGYASEGEVMDLVNNAQAEIYAVNGNTETEDYVPLTTAVNAAIDEIEAAKGREGQMTGVPTGFEELDQLTNGLHPGQLIIVAARPALGKSTLALDFARAASIKHDMPSIFFSLEMGRSEIAMRLLSAESSIPLQSMRKGTVENHDWTKIAATRGRINDAPLYIDDSPNMTLVEIRAKCRRLKQRVGLKMVIIDYLQLMTSGKRVESRQQEVSEFSRALKLMAKELQVPVIALSQLNRGPEQRADKKPALSDLRESGSLEQDADMVILLHRESAYEKDNPRAGEADLIVAKHRNGPTATVTVGFHGHFSRFADMPRN; encoded by the coding sequence GTGTCGATAGCACATCTCGGTCTGACCAGTGACCAGCGTTCGGGCTCAGAGTCCCGTGGGCACGAGCGCACCCCTCCGCACGACCTGCTCGCCGAACAGAGCGCGCTCGGTGGAATGCTGCTCAGCAAAGACGCGGTCGCAGATGTCGTCGAGGTGGTTCGCGGGGCGGACTTCTACATTCCGAAACATGAACTCGTCTTCGACGCTATCCTCAATCTGTATTCGCACGGCGAGCCCACCGACGTTATCGCCGTCACCGATGAGCTCACCAAATCAGGCGAGCTGGTGCGCGCTGGGGGCGCCGAGTACCTCCACACTCTCACCAGCCTCGTGCCGACTGCCGCGAATGCAGGCTATTACGCATCGATCGTCGCCGAGAAGGCCATTCTGCGGCGATTGGTCGAGGCAGGTACGCGTATCGTGCAGATGGGCTACGCGAGTGAGGGTGAGGTCATGGACCTCGTCAACAACGCGCAGGCGGAGATCTATGCCGTCAACGGCAATACCGAGACAGAGGACTACGTTCCACTGACGACCGCGGTGAACGCGGCCATCGACGAGATCGAGGCGGCCAAGGGTCGCGAGGGCCAGATGACGGGCGTGCCGACCGGCTTCGAAGAACTCGACCAACTGACCAACGGCCTGCACCCGGGCCAGCTCATCATTGTTGCGGCGCGGCCCGCACTGGGTAAGTCGACGCTCGCACTCGACTTCGCACGGGCCGCGTCGATCAAACACGACATGCCATCGATCTTCTTCTCACTCGAGATGGGCCGCAGCGAGATCGCTATGAGGCTCCTGTCTGCCGAGTCGTCGATTCCTCTGCAGAGCATGCGTAAAGGAACCGTGGAGAACCACGACTGGACAAAGATCGCGGCAACACGCGGCCGCATCAACGATGCTCCGCTCTACATCGACGACAGTCCCAACATGACCCTGGTCGAGATCCGCGCGAAGTGCCGCCGGCTCAAGCAACGGGTGGGGCTGAAGATGGTCATCATCGACTACCTGCAGCTGATGACATCCGGCAAGCGTGTCGAGTCCCGGCAACAGGAGGTCAGCGAGTTCTCACGCGCGCTCAAGCTCATGGCGAAAGAACTGCAGGTACCCGTGATCGCCTTGTCGCAGCTCAACAGAGGCCCGGAACAGCGCGCAGACAAGAAGCCCGCTCTCTCCGACCTCCGTGAGAGTGGCTCGCTCGAACAAGACGCAGACATGGTCATCCTCTTGCATCGCGAGAGCGCCTACGAGAAAGACAATCCCCGAGCCGGCGAAGCCGACCTCATCGTGGCGAAGCATCGTAACGGTCCGACCGCCACCGTCACC
- the rplI gene encoding 50S ribosomal protein L9, giving the protein MSKLILTHEVSGLGSAGDVVDVKNGFARNYLIPQGFAVTWSRGGEKQIESIKAARVARELATIEEAQHLKQVLEANVVKLSIKAGKEGRLFGSVKTSDIADAVAAAGHGSLDKRKIEITSPIKVTGTHEAQVRLRDDLSATITIQVVAAK; this is encoded by the coding sequence ATGTCAAAACTCATCCTCACCCACGAGGTCTCAGGCCTCGGTTCCGCCGGTGACGTCGTCGACGTCAAGAACGGGTTCGCTCGCAATTACCTGATTCCCCAGGGTTTTGCTGTGACCTGGAGCCGTGGCGGCGAGAAGCAGATCGAGTCGATCAAGGCTGCTCGTGTTGCCCGTGAGCTCGCAACGATCGAAGAAGCGCAGCACCTCAAGCAGGTTCTTGAGGCCAACGTCGTCAAGCTGTCCATCAAGGCCGGCAAAGAAGGCCGTCTCTTCGGTTCGGTCAAGACCAGCGACATCGCCGATGCGGTAGCCGCAGCGGGCCACGGTTCGCTCGACAAGCGCAAGATCGAGATCACCAGCCCCATCAAGGTGACTGGCACGCACGAAGCACAGGTCCGTCTTCGCGACGACCTGAGCGCAACGATCACCATTCAGGTGGTTGCTGCCAAGTAG
- the rpsR gene encoding 30S ribosomal protein S18, which translates to MAGKSSGDRRKPIRKGKDGKNAAPAKSIRVGVIDYKDVNTLRKFISERGKIRARRITGVSVQEQRLIARAVKNAREMALLPYAGSGR; encoded by the coding sequence ATGGCTGGAAAGAGCAGCGGCGATCGCCGCAAGCCGATCCGCAAGGGGAAAGACGGCAAGAATGCCGCCCCGGCGAAGTCGATTCGCGTTGGCGTTATCGACTACAAAGATGTCAACACCCTTCGTAAGTTCATCTCCGAGCGAGGAAAGATCCGTGCACGCCGCATCACCGGCGTCTCGGTTCAGGAACAGCGTCTCATCGCCCGCGCAGTAAAGAATGCCCGCGAAATGGCTTTGCTGCCCTACGCAGGCTCGGGCAGGTAG
- a CDS encoding single-stranded DNA-binding protein — translation MAGETVITVVGNLTGDPELRYTQNGLAVANFTIASTPRTFDRASNDWKDGEALFLRASVWREFAEHVAGSLTKGSRVVATGRLRQRSYETKEGEKRTSIELEVDEIGPSLRYATAQVTRASSSGNSGGGRGQVSGGGDEPWAASAPASANSGGGADVWNTPGSYSDETPF, via the coding sequence GTGGCTGGCGAAACCGTAATCACCGTCGTCGGTAACCTCACCGGCGATCCCGAACTGCGTTATACGCAGAACGGGCTGGCGGTTGCCAACTTCACCATCGCTTCCACTCCTCGCACGTTCGATCGTGCGTCGAACGACTGGAAAGATGGCGAAGCGCTGTTCCTTCGTGCAAGCGTGTGGCGTGAATTCGCCGAACACGTGGCCGGTTCGCTGACGAAGGGTTCCCGTGTCGTTGCGACCGGGCGTCTGCGCCAGCGTTCCTACGAGACGAAAGAGGGCGAAAAGCGCACCTCGATCGAGCTCGAGGTAGACGAGATTGGCCCCAGCCTTCGTTACGCAACCGCCCAGGTCACTCGCGCCTCGTCTTCGGGTAACTCCGGTGGCGGGCGGGGCCAGGTCAGCGGCGGTGGCGACGAGCCGTGGGCAGCCAGTGCCCCCGCCTCGGCGAACTCCGGTGGCGGCGCGGATGTCTGGAACACTCCAGGCAGCTACAGCGACGAAACCCCCTTCTAA